One region of Thunnus albacares chromosome 8, fThuAlb1.1, whole genome shotgun sequence genomic DNA includes:
- the LOC122988127 gene encoding uncharacterized protein DDB_G0271670-like encodes MESRTLLLAVWIALTCAATVSSATTTVTMTTHSTSNSRSSQDVSTHTVSMMTNHTSTSTASRNPSTTSSHTTAHGHTDITTPETSNPTSTPRPNITKETSRTSASPEHNSSTTAVTHKSTTPHRNTITVAMTTTTSKSSEHTTAHSSPVTTTTSAVNTTHSINTHGNSTSSTAAVTMTTTTSKSSEHTTAHISPVTTTTSAVNTTHSNNTHGNSTSSTAAVTMTTTTSKSSEHTTAHISPVTTTTSAVKTTHSNNTHGNSTSSTAAVTMTTTTSKSSEHTTAHISPVTTTTSAVNTTHSNNTHGNSTSSTAAVTMTTTTSKSSEHTTAHSSPVTTTTSAVNTTHSNNTHGNSTSSTAAVTMTTTTSKSSEHTTAHISPVTTTTSTANTIHSNNTHGNSTSSTAAVTMTTTTSKSSEHTTAHISPVTTTTSTANTIHSNNTHGNSTSSTTTSTGTTTTRGRTVTASSSHVSVSPNKPITEEGTTAHTIPPPASAAGGVPGWGIALLVLAALVLLLLILLLIALLVWCCCRGRYKGFSPYNNLTGDDIPLYTTHSHFEGSNGRQYEDLDKPMKNQGIYTVSQ; translated from the exons ATGGAGAGCCGGACGCTGCTGCTCGCCGTGTGGATCGCTCTCACCTGCGCCGCCACAG TGTCGTCCGCCACGACtactgttaccatgacaacccaCTCAACATCAAACAGCCGCAGCAGTCAAGATGTTTCAACACACACTGTATCCATGATGACCAATCACACCAGTACCTCGACCGCCAGCAGAAACCCCAGTACCACCAGTAGCCACACAACAGCACATGGACACACCGACATCACCACACCTGAGACCAGTAACCCCACATCAACACCGAGACCCAACATCACCAAGGAAACCAGTCGCACGTCAGCATCACCtgaacacaacagcagcaccaCAGCAGTGACACACAAATCCAcaactccacacagaaacacaataactgttgccatgacgaccaCCACTTCAAAAAGCAGCGAACACACCACGGCACACAGTTCTCCTGTAACCACGACGACAAGTGCTGTGAACACCACACACAGCATCAACACTCATGGCAACTCTACATCCAGCACAGCAGCTGTTACCATGACGACCACCACTTCAAAAAGCAGCGAACACACCACTGCACACATTTCTCCTGTAACCACGACGACAAGTGCTGTGAACaccacacacagcaacaacactCATGGCAACTCTACATCCAGCACAGCAGCTGTTACCATGACGACCACCACTTCAAAAAGCAGCGAACACACCACTGCACACATTTCTCCTGTAACCACGACGACAAGTGCTGTGAAAaccacacacagcaacaacactCATGGCAACTCTACATCCAGCACAGCAGCTGTTACCATGACGACCACCACTTCAAAAAGCAGCGAACACACCACTGCACACATTTCTCCTGTAACCACGACGACAAGTGCTGTGAACaccacacacagcaacaacactCATGGCAACTCTACATCCAGCACAGCAGCTGTTACCATGACGACCACCACTTCAAAAAGCAGCGAACACACCACTGCACACAGTTCTCCTGTAACCACGACGACAAGTGCTGTGAACaccacacacagcaacaacactCATGGCAACTCTACATCCAGCACAGCAGCTGTTACCATGACGACCACCACTTCAAAAAGCAGCGAACACACCACTGCACACATTTCTCCTGTAACTACAACGACAAGTACTGCGAACACCATACACAGCAACAACACTCATGGCAACTCTACATCCAGCACAGCAGCTGTTACCATGACGACCACCACTTCAAAAAGCAGTGAACACACCACTGCACACATTTCTCCTGTAACTACAACGACAAGTACTGCGAACACCATACACAGCAACAACACTCATGGCAACTCTACATCCAGCACGACGACATCCACTGGTACCACGACAACAAGAGGCAGGACTGTAACAGCCAGCAGttcacatgtttctgtttccccaaataaaccaatcacagaaGAGGGCACGACCGCACACACGATCCCACCCCCGGCCAGCGCAGCTGGAGGTGTACCTGGATGGGGGATAGCTCTGCTGGTCCTGGCAgctctggttctgctgctgctgatcctgctgctgatAGCACtg CTGGTGTGGTGCTGCTGTAGGGGGCGCTACAAGGGCTTCAGTCCCTACAACAACCTGACCGGAGACGACATCCCGCTGTACACCACCCACAGCCACTTCGAGGGGTCCAACGGGAGACAATAC GAAGACCTAGATAAGCCAATGAAGAATCAGGGGATATACACAGTCAGCCAATAG